A window of the Hypomesus transpacificus isolate Combined female chromosome 8, fHypTra1, whole genome shotgun sequence genome harbors these coding sequences:
- the chodl gene encoding chondrolectin, whose amino-acid sequence MPAEKLFLNSIMASLKTRAEQNILTYLWGVLVMASSCHGARVVSGQTVCEGGTEQPCYKIAYFRDVTSRVAFLEARQACEMDGGSLLSIESLAEQKHIEHLLQVSCVPLPQGPGNSIEDGDFWIGLTRVDGDTNQEHSGFTSCPDLYHWTDGSVSQFRNWYFDEPSCGGEACVVMYHQPTALQGLGGAYLFQWNDDRCNMKHNFICKYEPESHLVKEQGDRPGPRDPEFSSDHTEGVKQPVPSEDNTPQVVLAGPTGMLLVYVIIPTIPLLLLILVATGTCCFQMFSKSQPRTKTSVDQSTLWISKSAKSDSIEV is encoded by the exons ATGCCGGCTGAAAAGTTATTTTTAAATTCAATAATGGCATCTCTGAAGACACGCGCGGAACAGAACATCCTGACATATCTTTGGGGAGTATTGGTGATGGCCTCGAGCTGCCACGGCGCGCGAGTTGTAAGTg gtcagacagtgtgtgagggggggacagAGCAGCCCTGCTACAAGATCGCCTACTTCCGGGACGTGACAAGTCGTGTTGCATTCCTGGAGGCTCGGCAGGCGTGTGAGATGGACGGAGGATCGCTGCTGAGCATCGAGAGCCTAGCAGAACAGAAACACATAGAGCACCTGCTgcaggt gagctgtGTACCTCTTCCACAGGGGCCGGGTAACAGCATAGAGGATGGGGACTTCTGGATTGGTCTGACGCGGGTGGATGGAGACACTAACCAAGAACACAgcggcttcacttcctgtccagaCCTCTACCACTGGACAGATGGAAGTGTTTCCCAGTTTAg GAACTGGTACTTTGATGAGCCGTCGTGTGGCGGGGAGGCTTGTGTGGTCATGTACCACCAGCCCACGGCACTCCAGGGTCTGGGCGGAGCTTACCTGTTCCAATGGAACGATGACAGATGCAACATGAAGCACAACTTCATCTGCAAGTACGAGCCAG AGAGCCACCTGGTAAAGGAGCAGGGAGACCGGCCTGGGCCTCGTGACCCGG agTTTTCCTCTGACCACACAGAGGGGGTGAAACAGCCAGTTCCCAGCGAGGACAACACCCCTCAAGTGGTTCTGGCCGGGCCCACAG GTATGCTGCTGGTGTATGTGATCATTCCCACTATCCCACTCCTGCTCCTCATCCTGGTGGCAACTGGGACTTGCTGTTTCCAGATGTTTAGCAAGAG CCAACCTCGGACCAAAACAAGTGTGGACCAATCAACCCTATGGATCTCCAAGTCTGCCAAATCAGATAGTATAGAAGTATGA